One window from the genome of Bacilli bacterium encodes:
- a CDS encoding RluA family pseudouridine synthase → MSEDRIFTIDETLVGERLDKALGTLLEEHSRTFAMHLIKEGYVTINGELNFKPAYRVEIEDEIVVNERPLAPMAIEPEDIPLDIVYEDADLLVVNKPAGMVVHPANGHYSGTLVNALLYSVKNLSGINGVKRPGIVHRIDKDTSGLLLVCKNDFAHEGISKQLADHSMHREYFALVDGVISEDDGKIIAPVGRDKKDRFKMAVDLIDGKEATTLFHVEERFNQYTLISCRLLTGRTHQIRVHMDYIGHPIEGDPIYGRNNHLLYQNGQLLHAFRLTFVHPRTNKEITVEAPFPKHFEDVLNGLRNQEN, encoded by the coding sequence ATGAGTGAAGATCGGATTTTCACAATTGATGAGACGCTTGTCGGAGAACGGCTTGATAAGGCGCTGGGAACACTGCTCGAGGAACATTCACGTACTTTTGCTATGCATTTGATCAAAGAAGGGTATGTCACCATCAACGGTGAATTGAACTTTAAACCCGCTTACCGCGTTGAAATCGAAGATGAGATCGTCGTTAATGAACGTCCGCTTGCCCCGATGGCGATTGAGCCGGAAGATATTCCGCTTGATATCGTTTATGAAGATGCCGATTTGCTCGTGGTCAATAAGCCGGCGGGTATGGTTGTTCATCCCGCGAATGGGCATTACTCTGGAACGCTTGTCAATGCGTTGCTCTATTCGGTCAAAAACCTGAGCGGAATAAATGGAGTTAAGCGACCGGGTATCGTTCATCGTATCGATAAGGATACATCGGGTCTATTGCTTGTATGCAAAAACGATTTTGCACATGAAGGAATATCTAAACAGTTGGCGGATCATTCGATGCATCGGGAATATTTTGCCCTCGTAGACGGAGTTATCAGCGAAGATGATGGCAAGATAATCGCACCCGTCGGACGCGATAAAAAAGACCGCTTTAAGATGGCGGTTGATCTGATTGACGGCAAAGAAGCAACGACGCTTTTTCATGTCGAGGAGCGCTTTAATCAATATACCTTAATCAGTTGTCGGCTTTTAACTGGCCGCACTCATCAAATCCGCGTTCATATGGACTATATCGGCCATCCGATTGAGGGCGATCCCATTTACGGGCGCAACAATCACTTGCTATATCAAAACGGGCAGCTTCTTCATGCTTTTCGTTTGACCTTTGTCCATCCTAGGACAAATAAAGAAATCACAGTCGAGGCTCCGTTTCCAAAGCATTTTGAAGATGTGCTAAACGGGCTTCGCAACCAGGAGAATTAA
- the lspA gene encoding signal peptidase II — translation MSIKQRFASLFKGYYWVMLVIIALDQATKWIVVSLKPNMQPIINGFFYFDYQRNTGAAWSILSGNTIILAFFSLIIGVAFVFYRIKKDKVLTNLMKLDIAFIVGGTLGNFIDRAFYKEGVIDFLSFVFGNYYFPVFNVADMTLVIGFIGLALLVAFNKEKVPSSIDEVNKHE, via the coding sequence ATGTCGATTAAACAAAGATTTGCTTCCCTTTTTAAGGGATACTACTGGGTAATGTTAGTTATTATTGCTCTTGATCAGGCTACCAAATGGATTGTAGTTTCGCTTAAACCCAACATGCAACCGATCATCAATGGTTTTTTCTATTTTGATTATCAGAGAAATACCGGCGCGGCTTGGTCGATATTAAGTGGAAATACAATCATATTGGCTTTTTTTAGTCTTATTATCGGAGTCGCCTTCGTTTTCTATCGCATTAAAAAAGACAAGGTACTAACCAATTTAATGAAATTGGATATCGCTTTTATCGTCGGGGGAACGCTCGGCAATTTTATTGATCGCGCTTTCTATAAAGAGGGAGTGATCGATTTTCTTTCATTTGTGTTTGGAAACTACTACTTTCCGGTTTTTAACGTCGCGGATATGACCCTGGTAATCGGTTTTATTGGGCTTGCCCTTTTAGTGGCTTTTAATAAGGAAAAGGTACCATCCTCAATTGATGAGGTAAATAAGCATGAGTGA
- a CDS encoding ribonuclease HIII, producing the protein MRTIYAKIISMDTASIKLDKEQIKRLIGFFDNYKVAVDGEYVFFKAIYEQTIIRVYANTHHDYQKVTFSGPSALKLATKFDANYQPTTKPLVKESAAGFLTFDPQIGSDEVGFGDFFGPIVVTGAYVSESDMDSISTFKIDDSKKMNDKYIMEIGPLIEHKYDHVSFVINNDKLNELFAKGYNLNKIKAMLHNRALRILAGRHPDYKTAYIDQFCSLKSYLEYIEEPIIERVVLRTKAESLFPSVALASVIARYTFLKEMAKLGKIYHTTFPLGASTKVDAFAKDFIQKHGRQTMSHVCKTKFRNWKDLGENN; encoded by the coding sequence ATGAGAACTATTTATGCTAAAATTATTAGCATGGACACAGCATCTATTAAACTCGATAAAGAACAGATAAAGCGACTAATCGGCTTTTTTGATAACTATAAAGTGGCGGTTGATGGTGAATATGTTTTCTTTAAAGCGATATATGAACAGACGATAATTCGCGTTTACGCCAATACCCATCACGACTATCAAAAAGTAACTTTCAGCGGTCCTAGTGCCTTGAAGTTAGCTACAAAGTTCGATGCTAATTATCAGCCGACAACTAAACCGCTCGTTAAGGAATCAGCCGCGGGTTTTTTGACTTTTGATCCGCAAATTGGCAGTGACGAAGTTGGATTTGGCGACTTTTTCGGTCCGATCGTCGTTACAGGCGCTTATGTATCAGAATCGGATATGGATAGTATTTCGACTTTTAAAATCGATGACTCTAAGAAAATGAACGATAAGTATATTATGGAAATTGGTCCATTAATTGAGCACAAATATGATCATGTCTCGTTTGTAATTAATAACGACAAACTGAATGAGTTGTTTGCGAAGGGATATAATCTGAATAAAATTAAAGCTATGCTCCATAATCGCGCCTTAAGAATTTTGGCCGGTAGACATCCGGACTATAAAACGGCCTATATCGATCAATTCTGCTCACTAAAATCATACCTCGAATATATTGAAGAACCCATTATTGAACGCGTGGTCCTTCGCACCAAAGCGGAAAGTTTATTTCCCTCCGTGGCCTTGGCCAGTGTTATCGCCCGTTATACATTTTTGAAAGAAATGGCCAAACTCGGAAAGATTTACCATACGACATTTCCCTTAGGCGCATCGACTAAAGTTGATGCCTTTGCAAAAGATTTCATTCAAAAACATGGTCGTCAAACAATGAGCCATGTCTGCAAGACAAAATTTCGTAATTGGAAAGATTTAGGCGAAAATAATTAA
- a CDS encoding endonuclease MutS2, whose translation MKTTSETLEFGRIQAAIKQYTHSEVAKDYIEHLAMFSHREELQDALATLKEMIETLVRFSSWPLNSSFDLFPIITNGKKGGILTPLDIDHVATDIGQSNDIKRFFGKLDRDYPFLKEIVTDFFDLTPLQKEIHRVIAPNLTIYDEASATLKSIRQRMRRQEQKINEKVNRLAGLYSSFLSDNLLTIRDGHYVLPVRTSDKNKVSGIIHDISDSGQTTFIEPNEIVVLNNEMVALKNNELEEIRRILRALTMLIISEEDHLLANNKLIGLIDFYSAKAKYALEINATIADVNTKSTIKIKSARHPLLDQNKVVANDFSFTMEERIVIISGPNAGGKTVALKTVGLLILMHHAGLAIPADEGANICFIKNIYVDIGDSQSISDNLSTFSGHIANLVSITSEAKSNDLILIDELGTGTDPDEGAALAEAVVKFLLEKNVFAMISSHYSGLKIMAINTEGLINASMIFDEHKLEPTYRMSLGVPGSSYGVMVAKRLGLNAKIIDTAKSILNTQGTSDIALTIRNLEQSSRDVLQKQTILDKKLKDIGLIEQQIESEKEELNRRKKNFLEDVNDEKAMLIDEALKKANAILATLEEAKKPHEVIAAKKELTDLLDAEPDFKSKDIIHENDFVLVTGLGILGRVTRIQGNHARIRAINGLSISADVDKLVHAEVPKKKKNNPVTNHDSVIVQGKVGLECNVIGFHVDEALAEVSRFLDGCRVKHYKEVRIIHGDGSGALRRAVHEYLKNQSWIKEFRLGGPGEGGLGATMVTLK comes from the coding sequence ATGAAAACAACGAGTGAAACTCTGGAATTCGGTCGCATACAAGCGGCTATCAAACAATATACCCACTCCGAGGTGGCCAAAGATTATATTGAGCACTTAGCGATGTTTTCTCATCGCGAGGAACTTCAAGATGCTTTAGCTACCCTCAAAGAAATGATTGAAACCTTGGTGCGGTTTTCTTCATGGCCACTCAATTCATCATTTGATCTTTTCCCAATTATTACTAACGGCAAAAAAGGGGGCATTCTTACTCCCCTTGATATTGACCACGTAGCCACAGATATTGGACAGAGTAATGATATAAAACGGTTTTTTGGCAAATTAGATCGCGACTATCCATTTTTAAAAGAAATAGTGACTGACTTCTTTGATTTAACTCCCTTGCAGAAGGAAATACATCGGGTTATTGCTCCCAATTTAACAATATATGATGAAGCCTCAGCTACCTTGAAATCAATTCGTCAGCGTATGCGCCGACAAGAGCAGAAGATCAATGAAAAAGTCAACCGCCTGGCGGGCCTTTACTCAAGTTTTCTTTCTGACAATCTTTTGACGATTCGCGATGGCCATTATGTACTGCCGGTTAGAACAAGTGATAAAAATAAAGTCAGTGGCATAATTCATGACATATCCGACAGTGGACAAACAACTTTTATCGAACCTAATGAAATTGTCGTTTTAAATAATGAAATGGTGGCTTTAAAAAACAATGAACTTGAGGAAATAAGAAGAATTCTTCGGGCTTTGACGATGCTTATTATTAGCGAAGAAGATCATTTATTGGCAAATAACAAGTTGATTGGACTCATCGATTTTTATTCCGCCAAAGCCAAGTACGCTTTAGAAATCAATGCGACAATTGCTGATGTTAATACTAAATCAACAATTAAAATTAAATCTGCTCGTCATCCCTTGCTTGATCAAAATAAAGTTGTTGCAAATGATTTTTCCTTTACTATGGAGGAACGGATTGTAATAATTAGTGGACCAAACGCTGGAGGTAAAACCGTTGCTTTAAAAACCGTCGGCTTGCTTATATTAATGCATCATGCCGGCTTAGCCATTCCGGCTGACGAAGGAGCGAATATTTGCTTTATCAAAAATATTTATGTTGATATTGGTGATTCGCAATCAATTTCCGATAACTTATCAACCTTCTCGGGACATATTGCTAATTTAGTCAGCATAACCAGCGAAGCTAAAAGCAATGATTTAATTTTAATCGATGAGTTAGGAACGGGAACTGACCCAGACGAAGGGGCGGCTCTTGCAGAAGCAGTGGTAAAGTTTTTACTTGAAAAAAATGTTTTTGCAATGATAAGTTCTCATTATAGTGGCTTAAAAATTATGGCAATTAATACTGAAGGCTTGATAAACGCTTCGATGATTTTCGACGAGCATAAATTGGAGCCGACGTATCGCATGTCTTTAGGTGTGCCGGGTTCTTCCTATGGAGTGATGGTCGCAAAACGCTTGGGCCTTAACGCTAAAATTATTGATACAGCGAAATCAATTCTTAATACTCAGGGCACTTCCGATATTGCGCTTACGATTCGCAATCTCGAGCAAAGCAGCCGCGATGTTTTACAAAAGCAGACCATTTTAGATAAGAAACTTAAAGATATTGGTCTAATTGAACAACAAATCGAATCAGAAAAAGAAGAATTGAACCGACGTAAAAAGAATTTTCTCGAAGATGTTAACGATGAAAAAGCAATGTTAATTGATGAAGCATTGAAGAAAGCCAATGCAATTTTAGCAACCTTGGAAGAAGCTAAAAAACCTCATGAGGTTATTGCCGCCAAAAAAGAATTAACCGATTTGTTAGATGCCGAGCCCGATTTTAAGAGCAAAGATATAATTCATGAAAATGACTTTGTTTTGGTTACCGGGTTAGGAATTCTTGGACGCGTTACGCGGATACAAGGCAATCATGCTCGAATCCGCGCGATTAACGGACTATCGATATCCGCCGATGTCGATAAATTGGTCCATGCTGAAGTTCCAAAGAAGAAGAAAAATAACCCGGTGACAAACCATGACTCGGTAATTGTCCAAGGTAAGGTGGGATTAGAGTGTAATGTGATTGGGTTTCATGTAGACGAAGCGCTTGCTGAAGTTTCTCGCTTTCTTGATGGCTGCCGAGTCAAGCATTATAAAGAGGTTAGAATAATTCATGGCGATGGTAGTGGCGCTTTAAGACGGGCGGTTCACGAGTATCTTAAAAACCAATCCTGGATCAAAGAATTTCGATTGGGTGGTCCTGGCGAAGGTGGCCTGGGGGCAACGATGGTAACTTTAAAATGA
- the ftsZ gene encoding cell division protein FtsZ: MEENIEQNYDEIAPGGSDLDNFEPIANIKVIGVGGAGNNAVNRMIDDDIKNVDFWVANTDKQALATSRARNRLVLGLETTHGLGAGGEPSVGRDAALSSSEDIEKVVKGADLVFIAAGMGGGTGTGAAPVIAEIARKSGALTIAIVTRPFTFEGKKRIANSVEGLNKLKDVVDSIIVVSNDKLLMVSGTAPIGEAFAASDKVLAQSVKTVVDLILLPAVINLDFADVRNTLKNTGIALIGFGSGSGPNKAEEAAQNAINSPLLEASLSGARKAIIAVTCGKNVSLYEAQDTVYKIIETSGNSLDIKFGVSINSFLDDQILVSVIATDFEEQQDFTTVPTYDSLNRSVDGAKPIENRPVVAVKEKKEKEEDISENILPDFLKDE; the protein is encoded by the coding sequence ATGGAAGAAAATATAGAACAGAATTACGATGAAATTGCTCCCGGAGGATCCGACTTAGATAATTTCGAGCCCATCGCTAATATAAAAGTTATCGGTGTCGGTGGCGCCGGAAATAATGCGGTGAACCGTATGATTGATGACGACATTAAAAATGTCGATTTTTGGGTTGCCAACACTGACAAGCAGGCGCTCGCTACTTCCCGTGCGCGCAATCGCCTTGTTCTTGGACTTGAAACCACACATGGATTGGGAGCTGGCGGTGAGCCAAGCGTCGGTCGTGATGCAGCCTTATCATCATCCGAGGATATTGAGAAAGTTGTCAAAGGCGCCGATTTGGTTTTTATCGCCGCGGGCATGGGAGGCGGCACCGGAACGGGAGCCGCGCCGGTTATCGCTGAGATTGCAAGAAAAAGCGGTGCTCTGACGATTGCCATTGTTACGCGGCCATTTACATTTGAAGGAAAAAAACGGATTGCCAACTCCGTTGAAGGATTGAATAAACTAAAGGATGTCGTTGATAGTATTATTGTTGTCAGTAATGACAAATTACTTATGGTGAGCGGAACCGCCCCAATTGGTGAAGCCTTCGCAGCGAGTGATAAGGTTTTAGCACAATCGGTCAAAACCGTTGTGGACTTAATTCTCTTACCTGCGGTTATTAATCTCGATTTTGCCGATGTTCGTAATACATTAAAGAACACCGGTATCGCCCTCATCGGTTTCGGCAGCGGCAGTGGCCCAAATAAGGCGGAAGAAGCAGCGCAAAACGCAATTAATTCACCTTTGCTCGAGGCCTCGCTCAGCGGAGCTCGCAAGGCTATTATCGCGGTCACCTGTGGCAAAAATGTTTCTTTATATGAGGCGCAAGACACAGTTTATAAAATCATTGAGACCAGTGGCAATTCTTTAGATATCAAATTTGGGGTGTCTATTAATTCATTCTTGGACGATCAAATTTTAGTCAGTGTGATTGCCACGGACTTTGAGGAGCAGCAGGACTTTACCACCGTCCCGACCTATGATTCGCTCAATCGTTCGGTTGACGGCGCCAAACCGATTGAGAATCGACCGGTCGTCGCGGTTAAAGAGAAGAAGGAAAAAGAGGAGGATATCAGTGAGAATATTCTTCCGGATTTTCTGAAAGACGAATAG
- the ileS gene encoding isoleucine--tRNA ligase — translation MDLKKTLLMPKTNFEMRGNLAQKEPVFVADWREGNLYAKMLENRLGCEEYQLHDGPPYANNSIHCGHTLNHILKDFVVRYKNMSGYYTPFVFGWDTHGLPIENQVTKNGINRKTTPINEFRNKCHDYALKQVNIQREQVRRLGVIGDYDHPYLTLDKEYEANQLNVFKTMALEGLIFKGLKPVYWSPSSESALAEAEIEYKNVDSHAIYVRFKVKDGGTVLPNDAYFVIWTTTPWTLPANLAISVHPDFEYGLYETEKGKLIVLTSLLSSFMKETGIKKAQLIKVIKGKDMDGLVAEHPLYHRDSLIINGEHVTDDAGTGQVHTAPGHGEDDFIVGQKYHLPILCPVDSRGFMTEEAGERLKGVFYENANDLVLAWLREEDALLADTIINHSYPHDWRTGKPLIFRATPQWFCSIDKIRDQLLKAVDEVKWNPEWGKTRMHNMIKDRGDWCISRQRAWGVPIPIIYAEDGTPLIDKDIFDNVIKLVRQYGSNVWFERSAEDLLPEGYTNSHSPNGVYSKEKDIMDVWFDSGSSFSGVLLQRGMKFPADLYIEGSDQYRGWFNSSLIISVATTGKAPYKMVASHGFVMDENWEKMSKSKGNGIDPNKIANIYGADLLRLWAANVDYHADSRLSESIIQQMSESYRKIRNTFRFLLGNLPALDDEKYIQSIQDFVPTEIVDKFLLSRLDALTNNVLEAYDNLDFASVTSALATFISADLSSFYLDFAKDILYCESKYSPRRLGVEHVLYAVSDRLMRLYEPILTFTMEEVYRAFPKTDKKFALQLEDMPKPKIFDQALLKQYGEFLNFRESVLKSLEEARKAGLIGSAQEALIEVNEKLVPSSLRGMDKDELARLFIVSEVKFAGTGINVVRHSGTKCDRCWNYHDETVTLEDGTHLCHRCAEAIGDEHVD, via the coding sequence ATGGATTTAAAGAAAACATTACTGATGCCAAAAACCAATTTTGAAATGCGGGGAAACTTAGCGCAAAAGGAGCCGGTTTTTGTCGCTGATTGGCGCGAGGGAAATCTATACGCCAAAATGCTGGAAAATCGTCTTGGCTGTGAAGAATATCAACTTCATGACGGGCCTCCTTATGCTAACAACAGCATCCATTGCGGACATACGCTCAATCATATTTTAAAGGATTTTGTTGTTCGCTATAAAAATATGTCCGGGTATTACACACCTTTTGTTTTTGGCTGGGATACACATGGATTACCAATTGAAAATCAAGTTACAAAAAATGGTATTAATCGCAAAACAACTCCTATAAATGAGTTTCGCAATAAATGTCATGACTATGCTTTAAAGCAGGTCAATATCCAACGTGAACAAGTTCGACGGTTAGGAGTTATTGGCGATTATGACCACCCCTATTTAACCTTGGATAAGGAGTATGAAGCCAACCAACTTAATGTCTTTAAAACGATGGCTTTAGAGGGATTAATTTTTAAAGGTTTAAAGCCAGTTTACTGGTCACCGAGCAGCGAATCGGCTTTAGCAGAAGCCGAAATTGAATATAAAAATGTCGATTCTCACGCCATCTATGTGCGTTTTAAGGTAAAAGACGGGGGAACGGTTTTACCAAATGATGCCTATTTTGTCATTTGGACGACAACCCCCTGGACATTACCCGCCAATTTAGCCATCAGCGTTCATCCTGATTTTGAGTACGGACTATATGAAACAGAAAAAGGTAAACTTATCGTTCTTACTTCACTTTTGTCGTCGTTTATGAAAGAAACGGGCATTAAGAAGGCCCAGTTGATTAAAGTCATTAAAGGAAAGGATATGGATGGGCTAGTGGCTGAGCATCCTCTATATCATCGCGACTCATTAATTATTAATGGTGAACATGTGACTGATGATGCGGGCACGGGCCAAGTTCATACGGCTCCTGGACATGGCGAAGACGATTTTATTGTTGGTCAGAAGTATCATTTACCAATCCTATGTCCAGTTGACAGCCGAGGATTTATGACGGAAGAAGCAGGAGAGAGATTAAAGGGCGTTTTTTATGAGAATGCGAATGATCTAGTTCTCGCTTGGCTACGCGAAGAAGATGCACTTTTAGCCGATACAATCATTAATCATAGTTATCCGCATGACTGGCGGACGGGCAAACCGCTTATTTTTCGAGCTACTCCCCAGTGGTTTTGCTCAATTGATAAAATTCGCGATCAGCTTTTAAAGGCGGTGGATGAAGTAAAATGGAATCCCGAATGGGGAAAAACCCGGATGCATAATATGATAAAAGACCGGGGTGATTGGTGTATTTCGCGGCAAAGAGCTTGGGGTGTTCCCATTCCGATTATTTATGCCGAAGACGGAACCCCGCTTATTGATAAAGACATTTTTGACAATGTCATCAAACTTGTCCGCCAATATGGAAGCAATGTTTGGTTTGAACGCAGTGCGGAAGACTTGCTTCCTGAAGGCTACACAAATTCTCATAGTCCAAACGGAGTATATAGCAAAGAAAAGGATATTATGGACGTATGGTTCGATTCGGGTTCCTCATTTAGCGGAGTACTTTTGCAACGGGGAATGAAGTTTCCAGCCGACCTTTACATCGAGGGCAGCGACCAATATCGGGGATGGTTTAATTCCTCACTCATCATTTCGGTAGCGACTACAGGAAAAGCACCATATAAAATGGTGGCGAGTCATGGTTTTGTCATGGACGAGAATTGGGAAAAAATGTCTAAGTCCAAGGGCAATGGCATCGATCCCAACAAAATTGCCAATATATATGGAGCGGATTTACTTCGTCTATGGGCGGCTAATGTCGATTATCACGCCGACTCACGACTAAGCGAGAGCATTATCCAACAGATGAGCGAAAGCTATCGTAAGATTCGCAATACCTTCCGCTTTTTACTCGGAAATTTGCCTGCGCTTGATGATGAGAAATATATTCAATCTATTCAAGACTTTGTTCCGACTGAAATCGTTGATAAGTTCCTATTATCGCGCCTTGACGCGTTGACTAATAATGTACTTGAAGCTTATGATAATTTAGATTTTGCATCGGTGACAAGTGCGCTGGCTACTTTTATCAGTGCTGATTTGAGTAGCTTTTACCTCGACTTTGCCAAGGATATTCTTTACTGCGAAAGTAAGTATTCCCCACGGCGTTTGGGAGTCGAACATGTCTTATATGCCGTCAGTGATCGCTTAATGCGTTTATATGAACCTATACTTACTTTTACGATGGAAGAAGTTTATCGTGCCTTTCCAAAGACGGACAAAAAGTTTGCTCTTCAGCTGGAAGACATGCCCAAGCCGAAGATTTTTGATCAGGCGCTGCTTAAGCAATATGGGGAATTTTTAAATTTCCGTGAATCGGTGTTAAAGTCCCTGGAAGAAGCGCGCAAGGCCGGTCTGATCGGAAGTGCTCAGGAGGCACTAATTGAAGTGAATGAAAAACTTGTGCCCTCTTCATTACGCGGAATGGATAAAGATGAACTCGCCCGGCTATTTATCGTCAGCGAGGTCAAATTTGCAGGCACGGGAATTAATGTCGTTCGTCATTCGGGAACCAAATGCGATCGCTGCTGGAACTACCATGATGAAACGGTTACGTTAGAAGATGGCACGCATTTATGCCACCGCTGCGCGGAAGCAATAGGAGATGAACATGTCGATTAA